One Urocitellus parryii isolate mUroPar1 chromosome 9, mUroPar1.hap1, whole genome shotgun sequence DNA segment encodes these proteins:
- the Cenpl gene encoding centromere protein L has product MDPYVASESTPELTPRQSTSSGLKDYLIGATPLQKRLESVRKQTSFVPTPPQRKIPQCSQLQEDIDSQKVAFLLHKQWTLYSVTPLYKFSYNNLKEYSKLLNAFIAAEKQKGLAVEVGEDFNIKVIFSTLLGMKGTQRDPEAFLVQILSKSQMPSENREGKVLWTGWFCCVFGDNLLETVSQDFTCLPLFLANGAESNTAIIGTWFQKTFDCYFSPLAISAFNLSWMAAMWTACQMDCYMATTEFLWSVPCSPQSLDISYAIHPEDAKALWDSVHKTPGEVTQEEVDLFMDCLYSHFHRHFKIHLSATRLVRVSTSVASAHTDGKVKILCHKYLIGVLAYLTELAIFQIE; this is encoded by the exons ATGGATCCTTATGTTGCATCAGAATCAACACCTGAATTGACTCCTAGACAAAGTACATCCTCAGGTCTTAAAGATTACCTTATAGGTGCCACCCCTCTGCAAAAAAGATTGGAGTCAGTTAGGAAGCAGACTTCATTTGTCCCAACCCCGCCTCAAAGGAAAATTCCCCAGTGTTCACAATTGCAG gaagaTATTGATTCTCAGAAGGTTGCTTTCCTCCTGCATAAACAATGGACTTTATATAGTGTAACTCCCTTATATAAATTCTCCTATAATAATCTTAAAGAATATTCTAAACTTCTGAATGCATTTATTGCTGCTGAAAAGCAAAAAGGACTCGCTGTGGAAGTGGGAGAAGACTTCAACATTAAAGTGATTTTCTCTACTCTCCTGGGAATGAAAGGAACACAAAGGGATCCCGAAGCATTTCTTGTCCAA ATTTTGTCAAAATCTCAAATGCCATCTGAGAACAGAGAAGGTAAAGTGTTATGGACTGGTTGGTTCTGCTGTGTATTTGGAGATAATCTCCTGGAGACTGTTTCACAAGATTTCACTTGTCTACCCTTATTCCTTGCAAACGGAGCAGAGTCTAATACAGCCATAATTGGGACTTGGTTTCAGAAGACTTTTGACTGTTATTTCAGTCCTTTAGCAATCAGTGCATTTAATCTTTCCTGGATGGCTGCTATGTGGACTGCATGTCAAATGGACTGCTATATGGCTACTACTGAATTTCTTTGGTCTGTTCCCTGTAGTCCTCAAAGTCTGGACATTTCTTATGCAATTCATCCAGAGGATGCAAAAGCTCTGTGGGACAGTGTCCACAAAACACCTGGGGAAGTTACCCAGGAGGAAGTTGACTTATTTATGGACTGCCTTTATTCACATTTCCATAggcatttcaaaattcatttatcaGCCACAAGATTGGTCCGTGTTTCAACATCTGTAGCTTCTGCACATACTGATGGAAAAGTAAAG attctGTGTCATAAATACCTTATTGGTGTGTTGGCATATTTGACAGAACTGGCAATTTTTCAAATTGAATGA